The nucleotide sequence GGCACGCACCGGCTGCAGGCCGGTCCCTTCGCCTCGCGCGGCGAAGCGGGCGAGGCGGTGTCGCAGGTGCGCGAGAGCCTGCGCATCTCGCCGGTGGTGGTCGAGCGGCGCTGAGAAGCGCCCGCCGCTGCTCTTATTCGAGCGGCTTGACCGGCGCGGGCACGTGCATCGCGACGTTCATGCGGTTCCACGAATTGATCTGCGCCACCGCGACCGTGAGCTCGGCGATCTCGAGGTCGCTGAAGGCGGCCTTCAGCGCCTCGTACTCGGCATCGCGCGCATCGTGGCGGTCGGCCATGCGCGTGAGCGATTCGGCCCAGGCCAGCGCGGCTCGCTCGCGCGCGTCGTAGAAGCTCATCTCGCGCCAGGTCGGGAGGCTGTTGATGCGCTGCCAGCCTTCGCCTTCCTTGCGCAGATCGCGCACGTGCATGTCGAGGCAGTAGGCACAGCCGTTGATCTGCGAGACGCGGGCGAACACGAGGTCGACCAGCTTCTTCTCTAGCGTGGTGTTGGCGATGGCGGTGTTGACCGACAGCAGGGCCTCGAAGGCCTTGGGCACGGTCTTGAACCAGTTGAGGCGGGGGGTGGTGTTCATGGCGCTGTTCTCCAGTGGTTGACGATGAAATCGGGATACACACTGAAGACGCGCCGGCCCGCCGGCCTGTGACGCGAAGTCCGAAAAAAATCAGCGCGCGAAGGCCGCGGCGATGCGCGCGAGCTTGTCGGGATTGCGCTGCGCGCGCACGCGTGCGATGCGGTCGCCGTCGAACTCGAAGGTCTGGGCCGACTCGAGCACGCCGCCGATGAAGCGCAGCAGGCCCGGCTCGCCGTTGAGGTCGACCAGCTCGGTGCGCACGCTGCGTTCCGGCTCGCCGCCCGCGTGGCGCCGCTGCACGGCGAAATAGAGCTGCGCGATGCGGCGCGCGCCGACCAGCCCGTGCGTGAAGGTCTGGACCTTGCCGCCGCCGTCGCCGACCAGCTCGGCCTCCTCGGTGAAGAAGGCCTCGAGCTCGCGCACGCTGCCCTTCGCCGAGGCCTCGGCGAAGCTGCGCAGCAGCCGCATCTGGGTCTCGCGCGAGACGCGGTAGCGCGGCCGCCCTTCCTGCACCTGGGTCTTGGCGCGATGCACGAGCTGGCGGCAGGCGGCCTCGCTCTTGCCGAGCATGCGCGCGATCTCGTCGTAGTCGGTGTCGAACACCTCGCGCAGCAGGAAGGCCGCGCGCGCCTCGGGCGCCAGCCGCTCGAGCACGGCCAGGAAGGCCACCGAGACGTCGTCGGCGCGCTCGAGCATCTGCTCGGGCGTGACCGGCGACTCGGTGAGCATGGGCTCGGGCATCCAGTGGCCGCTGTAGTGCTCGCGCTGCACCTTGGCCGCGCGCAGCCGATCGATGGAGAGCCGGGTCACGACCGTGACCAGCCAGGCCTCGGTGCTGTCGAGCGCCTCGGTGGCGGTTTCGTGCCAGCGCAGCCAGGCGTCCTGCACGACCTCCTCGGCCTCGGCCACGGAACCGAGCATGCGGTAGGCGATGCCCTGCAGGCGCGGGCGGTGGCGGTCGAAGGCGAGGGTGGCGGCGTCCATGGAAGCAAGACGGCTGGCGTTGCCGGTTTGTGACAGGGGCGCCCCAAAAAAAATCGCCCCGGCGTGCGGGGCGATTTTCTGCGGTCCTGGTTTACGCGCCCTGGTATTCGGGCTTGGGGCCGAGGCTGGCCGCCAGTTCCTTGCGGTAGCGGTTCAGTTCCTGGACCGTCTTGAAGCTGCGGTTCATCAGCAGGCTCAGGTTGTGCAGGATGCGCTCGCCGACCTTGGTTTCCCAGACGGCGTCGAACTTGATCTGCTTGTCGAGCCAGTGCTCGAGCCAGTCCGGATCGGGCATGCGGCTCTGGATCGTGTCGTTCGGGAACAGCGCCTTGTTCACATGCAGGTTGGTCGGATGCAACGCCTGGGCGGTGCGCCGGGCGCTCGCCATCAGCACGCCGACCTTGGTGAAGGCCGAACGGGCCTCGTCGCCGAACTTCTCGAGCGCGCGCTTCATGTAGCGCAGGTAGGCGCCGCCGTGACGGGCTTCGTCCTGGCTCAGCGTGGTGTAGATGTGCTTGATGACCGGCTCGGTGTGCCACTGGGCGGCACGGCGGTACCAGTGGTTGAGGCGGATCTCGCCGCAGAAGTGCAGCATCAGGGTTTCGAGCGGGGGCGCCGGGTCGAAGTCGAAGCGCACCTCGTGCAGCTCGGCCTCGGTGGGGGCGTGCTGGGGGCTGAAGCGCTTGAGGTACTCCATGAGCACCAGCGAGTGCTTCTGCTCCTCGAAGAACCAGATCGACATGAAAGCGGAAAAATCGCTATCGTGGCGGTTGTCGCGCAGGAACATCTCGGTGGCCGGCAGCGCCGCCCACTCCGTGATGGCGTTCATCTTGATGGTTTGCGCCTGCTCTTCGGACAGCAGCGAAGCGTCGAACGACTGCCACGGGATGTCCTTGTCCATGTCCCAGCGGACGGATTCGAGCTGTCTGAAGAGTTCCGGATAGAGCATCTATATCTTTCTAAGGCCGCCGATTTTAAACGGCACGTTTGGCGCATCCATGACAGGCGCGCGATGATGCGGATACGTGCGCCGTCGCGGCACGGATGCGCCCCCCCTTTTTGTGAACCAGGAGCCCGCCATGCGAACCCCCACCCCATTGTCGGTCCCGATGCTCGGTATGTCGGCAATGGCCCTGATGGCCGGCCTGTTGACCGCCACGGCACCGGCCTTCGCCCAGCAACCCGCGGCACCCGCGCCGGCTGCCGCGCCCCAGGCCGCGGCAGGCTGCCCCGCCATACTGCAACACACCTTCCCGCGGCTGCAGGACGAGAAACCACAGTCGCTGTGCCAGTACTCGGGCAAGGTGGTGCTGGTGGTCAACACCGCCAGCTTCTGCGGCTTCACGCCGCAGTACAAGGGACTGGAGGCCCTCGACAACAAGTACCGCGCGCGCGGGCTGGTGGTGCTGGGCTTCCCGTCGAACGATTTCGCCCAGGAATCGGCGTCGAACAAGGAGATCGCCGACTTCTGCGAAAGCACTTTCGGCGTGAAATTCCCGATGTTCGGCAAGTCCTCCGTGCGCGGCTCGGACGCCAACCCGCTGTTCAAGCAGCTGGCCCAGGCCTCGGGCACGACGCCCAAATGGAACTTCTACAAGTACCTGATCGGCCGCGACGGCAAGGTGGTGCAGGCCTGGTCGAGCATGACGGCGCCCGACGAGAACGCCTTCATCTCGATCATCGAGAAGCAGTTGGCGGCCAATCCGGGCTGAAGCCGGTAAGTTGGCACCCGCGCTCAAAACCTAAACTGATCAGTTCACACGGCGACGTATCGGTAATATTATTTACCGATGCGTCAATCAGATTGTGAACGGATCGTCACAAACGCTTACCACTGCGGTGGGAACCGTGCGGCAAAGTCTTCGCTCATAACTCGCGTGGGCAGTGAATGCCCCACGGTTTTCATGTTGCGAGGTCTTCCGGGCGCTTGCCGTCCGGTCGAAATCCCGAGGCGATTCTTCTCCTCCTCCCTCCCTCCCTCCTTCGCGTCGGGGCGCCTCGCAGCATTTTTGTCTTCCAGCCAACCCGGGGCGGTGCCATGAAGCCGCCGACCCGGGTCGCCATCGTCGGCGCCGGCATCTCGGGACTGGCCGCGGCCCACGCGCTGCGCGACTCGGCCCACATCACCCTCTTCGAAGCCAGTGACTACTTCGGTGGTCACGCCCACACGGCCACGGTCACGCTGCCGACGTCGCCCGGCTCGGGCGAACGCGTCGCGCACGGCGTCGACACCGGCTTCCTGGTCTACAACGACCGCACCTACCCCGAGCTGATCCGCCTGTTCGCCGACCTGGGCGTGGCGACCGCCGACTCGGACATGTCGTTCTCGGTCCAGGCCACGCGGCCCGGCGGCGGCCGGCTCGAATGGAGCGGCAGCAGCCTCGCGACCGTGTTCGCGCAGCGCCGCAACCTCGTCGACCCGCGCTTCCTCGGCATGCTGGCCGACCTGATGCGCTTCAACCGGCTGACCACGCGCATCGCGCTCGCCGGCACCGAGGGCGAACTGGCACAGCCGCTGGGCGACTTCCTCGATGCCCACCGCTTCGGCCCGGCGTTTCGCGACTGGTATTTCCTGCCGATGATGGCGTGCATCTGGAGCTGCCCAACCGCGCAGATGCTGGCCTTCCCGGTCGCGACCATGATCCGCTTCTGCCACAACCACGGCCTGATCCAGATCGCCAACCGGCCGCAGTGGCGCACCGTGCGCGGCGGCTCGCAGCGCTACGTCGAGAAGATCGTCGCGGGCCTGTCCGATGCGCGCCTGAACACGCCGGTGCGGCGCATCGAGCGCGACGCCGACGGCGTGCGCATCGCCACCGACGCCGGCACCGAGGCCTTCGACCACCTGGTGCTCGCCACCCATTCCGACCAGGCCCTGGCGCTGCTGGCCGAGCCCAGCCCCGCCGAGGCCGCGGTGCTCGGCGCCATCCGCTACCAGCCGAACCACGCGGTGCTGCACACCGACGCCTCGGTGCTGCCCGAGCGGCCCTCCGCCTGGGCGGCCTGGAACTACCAGCGCGCGGACGGCGCGCGGGAATCGGGCGGGGTCTGCCTGCACTACCTGCTCAACAAGCTGCAACCGCTGCCCTGGTCGCAACCGGTGATCGTTTCACTGAATCCGGTTCGCGAGATCGCGCGTAGTGAGGTCATGGCCGAATACGACTACGCCCACCCGGTGCTCGATCTCGCAGCGATCGAGGCCCAGTCGCGGGTGCCCGCGCTGCAGGGACGGCAACGCACCTGGTTCGCGGGTGCCTGGATGGGCTACGGCTTCCACGAGGACGGCCTGAAGGCCGGCCTGGCCGCGGCCCGCGGCCTGCAGGCGCAGCTGGCGACCGGGAAAGCCGCCCCATGACCACGGCGGGGCCGTTGCCGCTGATCGGCTTCGGCGAGGTCCGGCATGCGCGGCTGCGCCCGGCCCGCAATGCCTTCGCCTATCCCACCTTCTTCCTGCTGCTGCCGATGCGCGCCCTGCGCCGCGACGGCAGTCCGGCGCTCGCGTTCAACCGCCGCGGCGCGCTGTCCTTCCACGACGTCGACCATGGCGACGGCCGCGCGCCCGATGCCGGCGGCGCGCTGGCCTGGCTCGACGAGCTGCTGGCCTCGCACGGCATCGACGACGCCGACGGCGAGGCCTGGCTGCACTGCTACCCGCGGGTGTTCGGCTACACCTTCAAGCCGGTCAGCTTCTGGTACTGCCACGACCGCATGGGCGCGCTGCGCGCGATCGTGGTCGAGGTCAACAACACCTTCGGCGAGCGCCACTGCTACCTGCTCGACCGGCCGGCCTACGGCCCCGAGCTGCGCGCGACCAAGGCCTTCCACGTCTCGCCGTTCTGCCGCATCGACGGCAGCTACCGCTTCCGCTTCTTCACCGACGACGAACGCACGCGCACGCTGGTGCGCATCGACCACGACGACGCCGACGGCCCGCTGCTGCAGACCAGCGTCGGCGGCGAACTCCAGGCGCTCGACGCGGCCAGCCTGCGGCGCGCGCTCTGGCGCTACCCCGCCATGACGCTGGGCCTGATCGCGCGCATCCACTGGCAGGCCGCGCGGCTGTGGCTCAAGCGCGTGCCCTTCGTCCACAAGCCGGCCCCGCCGCTTCATTCCGTGTCGCGCGGCGAGCCGCGCCAGCCGCAGGCGAATCCATGACCCCGACGACGACCACTGCCGACTCGCCCGCCTCGGGCTTCCACCTGCCGCAGGACGCGCCGCGCGCGGCCCGCAGCGTGCTGCGCCTGCTGCAACGCCTGGCGCACGGCTCGCTGACCGTGCGGCTGCCCGACGACTCGGTGCGCCACTTCGGCGCCGCGCCGGGCGAGGGCCCGACCGCCTCGCTCACGCTGCGCAACTGGACGGTCTGCAGCGCCGCGCTGAAGTCGGGCGACATCGGCTTCGCCGAGAGCTACATCGCGGGCGACTGGACCACGCCGAATCTGGTCGAGCTGCTGCGCGTGTTCGTGGCGAACCGGCGCGCGATCGAGAACGTGTTCTACGGCAGCTGGACCGGCCGCCTGCTCTACCGCCTGCGCCACCTGCTGCTGAACCGCAACAGCAGGACCGGCAGCGCTCGCAACATCCAGGCGCACTACGACCTGGGCAATGCCTTCTACGAACTCTGGCTCGACGAGACGATGAACTACTCGTCGGCCTGGTTCGAGGGCGACCTGACGCGGCCGATGCCCGAGGCGCAGCACGCCAAGGTGCGGCGCGCGCTCCAGATGACGGGCGTGCGTCCCGGCGACCGGGTGCTCGAGATCGGCTGCGGCTGGGGCGCGCTGGCCGAGAAGGCCGCGACCGAATTCGGCGCCGCCGTGACCGGCGTGACGCTCTCGCACGAGCAGCTCGCCCACGCGCGCCAGCGCACCGAGGGCCTGCCGGTCGACCTGCGGCTGCAGGACTACCGCGACATCGGCCGGACCACCGGCGACGCGCCCTTCGATGCGATCTGCTCGATCGAGATGGTCGAGGCCGTGGGCCGCGAATACTGGCCGACCTACTTCGCGAGCGTGAGCCGGCTGCTCAAGCCGGGCGGGCGCGCCTGCATCCAGAGCATCGTGATCGACGACGCTCTGTTCGAGCGCTACGTGGACGCCACCGACTTCATCCAGCAGTACATCTTCCCGGGCGGCTGCTTGCCCTGCCCGCGCGAGTTCCGGCGCGCCGCCGAGGCCGCGGGGCTGGAAGTGGTCGACGAATTCGCCTTCGGCGCCGACTACGCCGAGACGCTGCGGCGCTGGCGCGAGCGCTTCCTGGCGCAGCGCGCCCAGGTGCTGCAGCTCGGCTTCGACGAGCGCTTCATGCGGATCTGGGAGTTCTACCTGGCCTACTGCGAGGCGGCCTTCGCCGAGCGCAGCATCGACGTGGTGCAGTACACGCTGCGCAAGCCCTGAGGTCGGGCCAACGACAAAAAAGCGCCGGAAGGCGCTTTTTTCATGGGCGAACGCGGTTCAGCCGCTCGGCGGCTCAGGGCTGGGTGTCGATGAAGCTCGGCCGCTGCATCAGCTTGTCGTAGAGCTTCGCGAGATTCGCGTAGTCGGCGCGCCACTCGATCTCGGGGAAGCGCAGGTTCAGCCAGCCCAGGGTGCAACCCACCGCGATGTCCGACAGGCTCAGGTGGATGCCGCTGCAGAAGGGCTTGTCGCCCAGGCCCTTGGCCATGGCGGCCACGCCGGCCTCGACCTTGGCGCGCTGCCGGTCGATCCAGGCCTCGCTGCGCTCGCCGTCGGCGCGGCCGGTCCAGGTGCGCTCCAGGCGCCACAGCACGCCGGCGTCCATCACGCCGTCGGCCAGCGCTTCCCAGGTCTTGACCTCGGCGCGCTCGCGGCTCTGCTGGGGAATCAGCTTGCCGACCGGCGACAGGGTGTCGATGTATTCGACGATCACGCGCGAGTCGAACATCGCCTCGCCGCCCTCCATGATCAGGCACGGCACCTTGCCCAGGGGGTTGGAATTGGCGATGGTCGTGTCGGGCGACCAGACGTCCTCGATCACGAACTGGTAGTCGAGCCGCTTCTCGGCCAGCACCACGCGCACCTTGCGCACATAGGGGCTGGCGGCGGATCCGATCAGTTTCATGAAGGCGCTCTCCCTCGATTTTGATAACGTTTGTTCATAATCATTTTAGGGGAACGCCAAAGCCGGGCTTTCGGTGTACCGGGTTCCTCCCCGGGCGGCCCGCCTAAAATTCGGGCATGAGCTTCTCCACCGTCTCCGCCCTTTCCCCCCTGGACGGCCGTTACGCGGCCAAACTCGCGGCCCTGCGTCCCCTGATGAGCGAGCAGGGCTACATGCACCGGCGCGTGCAGGTCGAAGTGGCGTGGTTCATCGCGCTGTCGGACTGCGGCTTCGCCGAATTCAAGCCCCTGACCGGCGGCGCCCGCAAGTACCTGATGGGCCTGGTCTCGCACTTCTCCGAGGCCGACGCGCTGGCCATCAAGGAGATCGAGAAGACCACCAACCACGACGTGAAGGCGGTCGAGTACTGGATCAAGTCCAAGTTCGAGGCCCGCCCCGAGCTGCTGGCCGCGGCCGAGTTCGTCCACTTCGCCTGCACCAGCGAGGACATCAACAACACCAGCCACGCGCTGCAGATCCAGGCCTCGCGCGACACCGTGCTGCTGCCCGCGATCGACGGCCTGATCGCCAAGTTGCGCGAGATGGCGCACCAGTTCGCCGACGTGTCGATGCTCTCGCGCACCCACGGCCAGACCGCCAGCCCGACCACGGTCGGCAAGGAGATCGCCAACGTGGCGGTGCGGCTGTCGAAGGCGCGCGCGCAGATCGCCTCGGTGCAGCTGCTGGGCAAGATGAACGGCGCGGTCGGCAACTACAACGCCCACCTGGCGGCCTGGCCCGACTTCGACTGGGAAGCCTTCAGCCGCAAGGTCGTCGAGACCCCGGCGCCGCTGGGCCTGGGCCTGAGCTTCCAGCCCTACAGCATCCAGATCGAGCCCCACGACTACATGGCCGAGCTGTTCGATGCCGTGGCGCGCGCCAACACCATCCTGGTCGACTTCTCGCGCGACGTCTGGGGCTACGTGAGCCTGGGCTACTTCAAGCAGCGGCTCAAGAAGGGCGAGATCGGCTCCTCGACCATGCCGCACAAGGTCAACCCGATCGACTTCGAGAACGCCGAGGGCAACCTGGGCCTGGCCAACGCGCTGCTGCGCCACCTGAGCGAGAAGCTGCCGATCAGCCGCTGGCAGCGCGACCTGACCGACAGCACGGTGCTGCGCAACATCGGCGTGGCCTTCGGCTACGCGACCCTGGCCTATGCCAGCCTGGCGACCGGCCTGGGCAAGCTCGAGCTCAACCGCGACGCGCTCGCGGCCGACCTCGACGCCTCGTGGGAAGTGCTGGCCGAGCCGATTCAGACCGTGATGCGCCGCTTCGGCGTGCAGGGCGCCTACGAGCAGCTCAAGGAAGTGACGCGCGGCCAGACCGTGACGGCCGAGGCGTTGCATGGCCTGATCCGCTCGCTCGCGATTCCGGAAGAGGAAAAAGCCCGCCTGCTGGCCATGACGCCGGCCAGCTACGTGGGCAAGGCGGCCGAACTCGCCGGTAGAATCTGACGCCCTGTGCATCGATGCACCAACCGCTTTTTCCAAGCGGTTGGTTTGCTCGCTGAGGCGGCCTGAGGCCCCTCGAGGACGGGCGATCCGTCTCGATCGCCCTTTCCGGTTTCCTTCCAATTTCCCAGCCAACGCACGCCGCCCGCCGGCCGTGCGCCAGCCAGCAACACTTCCGTGCGGACGCCTCGGCGTCCCCGTCGTCCATGCTGCGCGCTTCCCTGCGACGTCTCTGGCTCAAGATCCACCGCTGGGTCGGCCTCACGCTCGGCCCGATCCTCGCCGTCACCGCCCTGCTCGGCGCGGTACTGGTCGTGGGCCAGCCCCTCGACCGACAAGCCCACCCTGAACTCTTCGTCGCGCGCACGGCCGGCGACGCCACCGCGGCGCGGTTGCCGCTGGAACCGCTGCGCCAGCGCCTGCTGGCCGAGTTCGGCCCCGACACCAACCTGACCCTGCGACCGCCGCGCCAACCCGGCGACACCTATTGGGTGCTGGTGCGCGGCCCCTGGGACGGCACCGTCTACCTCGACCCCTTCACCGGCGCCGAACAGGGCCGGCGCGGCACCCAGGAAGGTGCCTACAGCCTGATCTACAAGATCCACAACAGCCTGCTGCTCGACAAGACCGGCAAGGGCATCCTGGCCTTCGTGGCGCTGGCCTATCTGGTGCTGCTGGTGACGGGCCTGGTGCTGTGGTGGCCGACGCGCTGGCCGCCGTCGCTGCGCATCGTGCTGAACCGCGGCCTGCTGCGCGGGCTGTTCGACCTGCACCGCACGGGCGGCGCGGTGCTCGGCCTGCTGATCGCGGTGTCGGTCGCCACCGGCGCCTACATGGCCTGGCGGCCGCTGGGCGACTTCATCTCCGCCGCCATGGGGCAGCAGCCGGTCAAGGCGCCGACGATCGCCAAGGGCGCGGCCCAGGGCCCGCGCCTGCCGCTCGACGAGATCGTGGCGCGCGCGCAGCAGGTGCATCCGGGCCAGCCGATCGGCTACGTGGTGGTGCCCGGCAAGGCCGACCGGCCCGTGCGCGTTCGCTTCAGGCTGCCCGACGACCCGCATCCCAACGGCATCAGCTCGGTCTGGCTCCACCCGGTCACCGGCGAGGTGCTGGCGGCGCGCAAGTGGCAGGAGCTCGATGCCGGCAACGGCTGGGTGGCGGTGATCTTCCCGCTGCACACCGGCGAGCTCGGCGGCGTGGTCCACGAGATCGTGACCGTGCTGCTGGGCCTGGCGCTCGGCGGCCTGGGTTTCAGCGGCATCTGGCTCTGGTGGCGGCGCCGCCGCACGGCCGCCGAGGCGGCCCGGCGCGGCGCAGCGCTCGCGCGGCCCTCGTCCTGAACCCACGCCCAGCGATTCGACGACGGCGCGACGACGCCGGCCTGCCCGAACGACGCGCCCCACGCCCGCCCGTTCCTTCTTCCATTTCGAAAACCGAGGAGTTCCCGTGTCTGCATTCAAACGCACCGCCATCGCGATGGCCCTGCTTCCCCTGAGCCTGCCCGGCTTCGCCGCCGAGGGCGATGCGCCCGCGGGCGCCGACGGCAAGGCGCTCGAGGCCATCACCGTCACCGGCGACTGGCTCGGCAGCCCGACCGAGAAGAAGGTGGTCGAGCATCCGGGCGCGCGGACCATCGTCGAGCAGCGCCAGATCCGCGAGAGCGGCTCGTCGAGCGTGCGCGACGTGCTGCGCCAGATCCCGGGCGTGCAGGTGCAGGAGAGCAACGGCACCGGCGGCAGCGACATCTCGCTGAACGTCGGCGTGCGCGGCCTGACCTCGCGCCTGTCGCCGCGCTCCACCATCCTGATGGACGGCGTGCCGCTGGCCTACGCGCCCTACGGCCAGCCACAGCTGTCGCTGGCACCACTGTCGCTGGGCAACATCGAGACGGTGGACGTGGTGCGCGGCGCCGGCTCGGTGCGCTTCGGACCGCAGAACGTGGGCGGCATCATCAACTTCGTGACGCGCTCGATCCCCGAGACCTTCGCCGCCGAGGCGAGCGTCGGCGTGGAGAGCGCGGGCCATGGAGGCGGCACCAAGTCGACGCCCAGCGTGTTCGTCGGCGGCACCAACGACAAGGGCCTGGGCCTGGCGCTGCTGTACTCGGGCACGCACGGCGAGGGCTTCCGCCAGAGCAACGACAAGACGAACATCGACGACCTGATGCTCAAGGGCAGCTACCGCTTCTCGAGGACCGACGACATCGCGGTGTCGCTGCACCACTTCGAAGGCCAGGGCCGCATGCCCGGCGGCCTGACGACCGCGCAGTACGCGCTGAACCCGTTCCAGTCGGACCGCCCCTTCGACGAGTTCACCGGACGGCGCACCGACGGCTCGCTGCGCTATACGCACAACGACGGCATCAACAAGTTCGAGCTGCTGACCTACTACACGAACTCGTTCCGCGGCAGCCACCTCGAGCAGGAAGGCACGGGCACCAGCGCCAACCAGCGCCGCCTGACCGCCGCGCCGCGCGAGTACCACACCTTCGCGATCGAGCCGCGCTACTCGCGCCTGATCGACTCGGGCAGCGTGGTGCAGGAAGTCAGCGTGGGCTACCGCTACCTCAAGGAGGCCAGCTCCGAGGTGGCCACGCGCAGCAGCTACTACCGCCCGCGCCTGGGCTTCGACGCCAGCACGCTCGCGCAGCCGGCCTACCAGACCAGCGCCGGAGGCACCACCGCCAACGCCTTCTACATCGACGACCGCATCGACTTCGGCAACTGGACCGTGACGCCCGGCGTGCGCTACGAGGCGACCCGCTCGCACAACGACGTGGTGGGCCTGACCAACGGCCGCATCAGCAGCGTGATCGCGCCGAAGATCGACTCCAACGAATGGCTGCCGACCGTGTCGGTGATGTACCGCATGAACGAGCGCTGGTCGCTGTTCGCGAACGCCGGCGTGTCCTTCGGCCCGCAGCAGTACGCGCAGCTCGCGCAGTCCACCGACGGCCTGCATCCCGAGAAGGCGAAGACCTATGAAATCGGCACGCACT is from Variovorax paradoxus and encodes:
- a CDS encoding TonB-dependent siderophore receptor, yielding MALLPLSLPGFAAEGDAPAGADGKALEAITVTGDWLGSPTEKKVVEHPGARTIVEQRQIRESGSSSVRDVLRQIPGVQVQESNGTGGSDISLNVGVRGLTSRLSPRSTILMDGVPLAYAPYGQPQLSLAPLSLGNIETVDVVRGAGSVRFGPQNVGGIINFVTRSIPETFAAEASVGVESAGHGGGTKSTPSVFVGGTNDKGLGLALLYSGTHGEGFRQSNDKTNIDDLMLKGSYRFSRTDDIAVSLHHFEGQGRMPGGLTTAQYALNPFQSDRPFDEFTGRRTDGSLRYTHNDGINKFELLTYYTNSFRGSHLEQEGTGTSANQRRLTAAPREYHTFAIEPRYSRLIDSGSVVQEVSVGYRYLKEASSEVATRSSYYRPRLGFDASTLAQPAYQTSAGGTTANAFYIDDRIDFGNWTVTPGVRYEATRSHNDVVGLTNGRISSVIAPKIDSNEWLPTVSVMYRMNERWSLFANAGVSFGPQQYAQLAQSTDGLHPEKAKTYEIGTHYKGEAWSSELTLFNINFDKELQLARSITGDVGQWTDLGATRHRGLESALRYELGDLSPALKGLSVSATYTYTQAIQKAGAFAGRDLPFYSRQVATLGARYERGPWTFNADVYAQSKQRSPGSPDTNARYVTLEDSTGRLGNIPGYAVMNVRAGYDFGPTMRNLKLAVGVKNLFDRRYFNRSVDNNGGKYVGQPRTVYLQASVAY